Proteins from one Microbacterium sp. Root553 genomic window:
- a CDS encoding zinc ribbon domain-containing protein — protein MNASPEHQRILLDVADLDRRIAQAERARTKPSQAARIAELVAIRQEQLRELTALTGTRDDVRTELTRLESDVKLVEQRRARDADRLATSTNPKDAQALEHEIASLTRRQSDLEDIELDVMGRVEDADAAVAAQQALLATTTAEGTALTAQAKADVQAATDLAAQLARDRDAVTAAVPAPLLAEYTRRASNSAGAALLTRGTCEGCRILLPGTDINDIRNAPDDLVVSCPECGCILVRTDETGL, from the coding sequence GTGAACGCGAGCCCCGAACACCAGCGCATCCTTCTCGACGTCGCCGATCTCGACCGGCGCATCGCGCAGGCGGAGCGCGCGCGGACCAAGCCCTCCCAGGCCGCTCGGATCGCCGAGCTCGTCGCGATCCGCCAGGAGCAGCTGCGTGAGCTGACCGCGCTGACCGGCACCCGCGACGATGTGCGCACGGAGCTCACCCGTCTGGAGTCCGATGTGAAGCTCGTCGAGCAGCGCCGTGCTCGCGATGCCGACCGTCTCGCCACATCGACCAACCCCAAGGACGCGCAGGCGCTCGAGCACGAGATCGCCAGCCTCACCCGGCGCCAGAGCGACCTCGAGGACATCGAGCTCGACGTCATGGGCCGTGTCGAGGATGCGGATGCCGCGGTCGCCGCGCAGCAGGCGCTGCTCGCCACGACCACGGCGGAGGGCACGGCGCTCACCGCGCAGGCGAAGGCCGACGTGCAGGCGGCGACGGATCTCGCCGCCCAGTTGGCGCGTGACCGCGACGCCGTGACGGCGGCGGTGCCCGCTCCGCTCCTCGCGGAGTACACCCGCAGGGCCTCGAACAGTGCGGGGGCCGCGCTGCTCACCCGCGGCACCTGCGAGGGATGCCGCATCCTGCTCCCGGGAACCGACATCAACGACATTCGCAACGCGCCGGACGACCTCGTCGTGTCGTGCCCCGAGTGCGGCTGCATCCTGGTCCGCACCGACGAGACCGGGCTGTGA
- a CDS encoding zinc-ribbon domain-containing protein — translation MPDSVPTWWARRQFSRGLDVPYEKGTYRAGWAAYPELIRQYHPELNHGIALSQVPLAADVLLCWECRVGHRFAATPTEQRERPGRVRRQSAWCPECSSLARPQPVVLGEARAIPRRARTPSTLCGKTPDLPTGEAFASVCAPTPASASEARLRAALHERLTFAAGFNAVKVSRPFFRHTEVWPDILLSELRVAIEYDTVGRHGLEHVGRRQEADERKDRALRAAGWEVIRIRTGALEPIGPHDLPMSGIGRRGVDRIVDELREIRGSLLVDAYLV, via the coding sequence GTGCCTGATTCCGTGCCGACGTGGTGGGCGAGACGTCAGTTCTCGCGCGGACTCGACGTGCCCTACGAGAAGGGAACCTACCGCGCCGGGTGGGCCGCCTACCCGGAGCTCATCCGCCAGTACCATCCCGAGCTCAATCACGGCATCGCGCTCTCGCAGGTGCCCCTCGCCGCCGACGTGCTGCTGTGCTGGGAGTGCCGCGTCGGACACCGCTTCGCCGCGACACCCACCGAACAGCGCGAGCGGCCGGGACGGGTCCGACGCCAGTCCGCATGGTGTCCGGAGTGCTCCTCGCTCGCCCGCCCCCAGCCGGTGGTCCTCGGCGAGGCCCGCGCGATTCCCCGTCGCGCCCGCACGCCCTCGACCCTGTGCGGCAAGACACCCGACCTCCCGACCGGCGAGGCGTTCGCGAGCGTGTGCGCGCCGACGCCGGCGTCGGCATCCGAAGCGAGGCTCCGCGCAGCGCTGCATGAGCGTCTCACCTTCGCCGCCGGTTTCAACGCGGTAAAGGTGTCGCGCCCGTTCTTCCGGCACACCGAGGTGTGGCCCGACATCCTCCTGTCCGAGCTGCGAGTCGCCATCGAGTACGACACGGTCGGGCGTCACGGGCTCGAGCACGTCGGACGACGACAGGAGGCCGACGAGCGCAAGGACCGCGCGCTCCGGGCTGCGGGTTGGGAGGTCATCCGCATCCGCACGGGTGCCCTGGAGCCGATCGGACCGCACGATCTGCCGATGTCCGGCATCGGCCGGCGGGGCGTCGACCGGATCGTGGACGAGCTCCGCGAGATCCGCGGGTCACTCCTCGTCGACGCCTACCTCGTCTGA
- a CDS encoding sigma-70 family RNA polymerase sigma factor, which yields MTMRARNQLVVDHLHIVGAATARIAARLTQVSREDLAAAGAFALVRAAEKFDAGLGVPFGAFARGRVDWALKDELRAMDWAPRAVRAHAKETTRVRQALAAALGRMPSVGEIAAAMGVATDDVREGLADAELMLTSLDAPNAPEIVWTGYLPEELVIAAERDEFLRRAVDALPERKRLIVRAVYFEDRTVTEIAHELGVSHAAVSQQRAAAVRMLRDALERHDADTPRYDAHPPRPDTDASRHEAQTASRSSTSTCDAYVDRVVAGGRRFTRAVVSHAVSA from the coding sequence ATGACGATGCGTGCGCGTAATCAGCTCGTGGTCGATCACCTGCACATCGTCGGTGCGGCGACAGCCCGCATCGCCGCTCGCCTCACGCAGGTGTCCCGAGAGGATCTCGCCGCGGCCGGAGCGTTCGCACTGGTGCGGGCCGCGGAGAAGTTCGATGCCGGTCTCGGCGTCCCCTTCGGAGCCTTCGCCCGCGGCCGGGTCGACTGGGCACTGAAGGACGAGCTGAGGGCCATGGACTGGGCACCGCGTGCTGTGCGGGCGCACGCCAAGGAGACCACCAGGGTGCGGCAGGCTCTCGCCGCCGCGCTGGGTCGGATGCCATCGGTCGGCGAGATCGCCGCGGCGATGGGCGTGGCCACGGACGACGTCAGAGAGGGGCTCGCCGACGCGGAGCTGATGCTCACCAGCCTCGATGCGCCGAACGCTCCCGAGATCGTCTGGACGGGGTACCTGCCGGAGGAGCTCGTCATCGCCGCGGAGCGGGACGAGTTCCTCCGGCGCGCCGTCGACGCGCTGCCCGAGCGCAAACGGCTGATCGTGCGGGCGGTCTACTTCGAGGATCGCACGGTCACCGAGATCGCCCACGAGCTGGGGGTCTCGCATGCTGCCGTCTCGCAGCAGCGAGCGGCGGCGGTGCGGATGCTCAGGGACGCACTCGAACGGCATGACGCCGATACGCCGCGCTACGACGCCCACCCGCCACGGCCCGACACCGATGCATCTCGGCACGAGGCGCAGACCGCGTCGCGCTCGTCCACATCGACCTGTGACGCCTACGTCGACCGGGTCGTCGCGGGCGGACGGCGATTCACCCGCGCAGTGGTGTCGCACGCCGTCAGCGCCTGA
- a CDS encoding TIGR01777 family oxidoreductase produces the protein MAQRIVISGASGLIGTALASSLRADGIDVTTLVRRPPRVSTEVQWAPGERELDPDVLDGADAVVALGGASVGRLPWTRGYRRELVESRLTTTRTIATAVRALRDAAPALVSASAVGYYGSAPGETLTEDSLPGDTFLAQLCVRWEQEARRAGEHTRVSLLRTAPIIHRRGVLKPLIQLTRFGLAGPIGPGRQIWPWISLDDEVRGIRHVIDAGLEGPVNFTGPTPASANDIGRALAEKMHRPFWVPAPSFALRLALSTEAADSLLLSDADVRPTVLEASGFEFTHRTARQAVDSAL, from the coding sequence ATGGCGCAGCGCATCGTGATCAGCGGAGCATCGGGCCTGATCGGCACGGCGCTCGCGTCGTCGCTGAGAGCCGACGGCATCGACGTGACGACGCTGGTGCGGCGCCCGCCCCGGGTGTCCACCGAGGTGCAGTGGGCGCCGGGCGAGCGGGAGCTCGATCCCGATGTGCTCGACGGAGCGGATGCCGTGGTCGCGCTCGGCGGCGCCAGCGTCGGTCGGCTTCCCTGGACGCGGGGCTACCGGCGGGAACTCGTCGAGTCCCGGCTGACGACGACGCGCACGATCGCGACGGCGGTGCGCGCGCTCAGAGACGCGGCTCCGGCGCTCGTCTCGGCATCCGCGGTCGGATACTACGGCTCCGCGCCCGGTGAGACGCTGACCGAGGACTCGCTTCCCGGCGACACCTTCCTCGCTCAGCTCTGCGTCCGCTGGGAACAGGAGGCGCGGCGGGCGGGGGAGCACACGAGGGTGTCGCTGCTGCGAACGGCACCGATCATCCACCGCCGAGGGGTGCTGAAGCCGCTGATCCAGCTCACCCGGTTCGGACTCGCGGGTCCGATCGGTCCCGGTCGTCAGATCTGGCCCTGGATCTCGCTCGACGACGAGGTCCGCGGCATCCGTCACGTGATCGACGCGGGCCTCGAAGGTCCCGTGAACTTCACCGGACCCACGCCGGCCTCGGCGAACGACATCGGCCGGGCGCTGGCCGAGAAGATGCACAGGCCGTTCTGGGTGCCCGCTCCCTCCTTCGCGCTGCGGCTGGCGCTGAGCACGGAGGCCGCCGACTCGCTGCTGCTCTCCGATGCCGACGTGCGTCCGACGGTGCTGGAGGCGTCGGGGTTCGAGTTCACGCACCGCACGGCGCGGCAGGCGGTCGACTCCGCGCTCTGA
- a CDS encoding YchJ family protein, with protein MTPAESMAREARIPDDAARCPCGSGDVFGGCCGPLLRGAAAPTAERLMRSRYTAFALHDAEYLRASWHPSTRPAELDLDPALVWRRLLIVDRVAGGPFDREGVVEFEAFWREGDERGSLRERSRFVRDDGRWLYLDGRIG; from the coding sequence ATGACCCCGGCGGAGAGCATGGCGCGTGAAGCCCGCATCCCCGATGATGCCGCCCGATGCCCATGCGGATCGGGCGACGTGTTCGGCGGATGCTGTGGGCCCCTGCTCCGCGGTGCCGCCGCCCCCACGGCGGAGCGGCTGATGCGTTCGCGGTACACGGCGTTCGCGCTGCACGACGCCGAGTATCTCCGAGCCAGCTGGCATCCGTCGACGAGGCCGGCGGAGCTGGATCTCGATCCCGCCCTCGTCTGGCGTCGTCTGCTGATCGTCGATCGTGTCGCGGGCGGACCCTTCGACCGCGAGGGGGTCGTCGAGTTCGAGGCGTTCTGGCGAGAGGGCGACGAGCGCGGGTCGTTGCGGGAGCGCAGCCGTTTCGTCCGCGACGACGGACGCTGGCTGTACCTCGACGGTCGGATCGGGTGA
- the flgL gene encoding flagellar hook-associated protein FlgL, with the protein MIGRITSSTMTQQSLRTLQTNLADRDRLQNQAASQRAFRTPSEDPAAAATTLGVHGDQSRVAQYSRNLSDGMAWVTTVDTALGASVDLLNRARDLTAQGANSGALSPAARESIAQELESISAELLAKANTTVLGRSVFAGTSDAGAAFDPGTFTFNGSPGDGVRRRISDNETVRVDADGAQAFGDGANSVFAMLGDIAAELRSGAEVGPRLADIDARLDGLVAARGATGARQVQLERAASQNLSTSIDLEARRAEVENVDSLEVLVRLQSAELVFQSALQVTARSLQTNLLEFLR; encoded by the coding sequence ATGATCGGTCGCATCACGAGCAGCACCATGACGCAGCAGTCGCTGCGCACGCTGCAGACCAACCTCGCCGACCGCGATCGGCTGCAGAATCAGGCCGCCTCGCAGCGCGCCTTCCGGACTCCCAGCGAGGACCCGGCCGCCGCCGCCACGACGCTCGGCGTGCACGGCGATCAATCGCGGGTGGCGCAGTACTCCCGCAATCTGAGCGACGGGATGGCGTGGGTCACCACGGTGGACACGGCCCTCGGCGCGAGCGTCGATCTGCTCAACCGCGCCAGGGACCTCACCGCCCAGGGGGCGAACTCCGGCGCGCTCAGTCCGGCTGCCCGCGAGTCGATCGCGCAGGAGCTCGAATCGATCAGCGCCGAGCTGCTGGCGAAGGCGAACACCACCGTCCTCGGTCGCAGCGTCTTCGCCGGGACGAGCGATGCGGGAGCGGCCTTCGACCCGGGGACGTTCACCTTCAACGGCAGTCCGGGAGACGGCGTGCGCAGGCGGATCAGCGACAACGAGACGGTGCGTGTCGACGCCGACGGCGCGCAGGCTTTCGGGGACGGCGCGAACAGCGTGTTCGCGATGCTCGGAGACATCGCCGCGGAGCTCCGGAGCGGGGCCGAGGTCGGACCACGACTCGCGGACATCGACGCGCGACTCGACGGTCTCGTCGCCGCCCGAGGCGCGACGGGTGCGCGGCAGGTGCAGTTGGAGCGTGCGGCGTCGCAGAACCTGTCGACGTCCATCGACCTCGAGGCTCGCCGTGCCGAGGTCGAGAACGTCGACAGCCTCGAGGTGCTGGTGCGACTGCAGTCGGCCGAACTCGTCTTCCAATCCGCGCTGCAGGTGACCGCCCGGTCGCTGCAGACCAACCTGCTGGAGTTCCTGCGATGA
- a CDS encoding aldo/keto reductase: MTALAHFTAHNGFALPALGLGTYALDGDAGAEAVAGAIGAGYRLIDSAFNYENEGSVGRGVRASGLEASELIVTTKLPGRHHRREKARTSIEESRSRLGVDAIDLHLIHWPNPHQDEYLQAWEALVEAQQRGTVRQIGVSNFLPEHLERIERETGVRPVVNQIEVHPYFPQDEQLAYHRQHGILTEAWSPLGRAKELLQERVIGEVASAHGISPAQTVLAWHVARETVAIPKASSLAHQQSNLEAGAVSLTADEVAAITALGRADGRLFDADPATHEES; this comes from the coding sequence ATGACGGCACTCGCGCACTTCACCGCACACAACGGCTTCGCCCTCCCGGCCCTCGGTCTCGGCACCTACGCCCTCGACGGCGACGCCGGAGCGGAGGCCGTCGCCGGCGCGATCGGCGCGGGGTACCGCCTGATCGACTCGGCCTTCAACTACGAGAACGAAGGGTCCGTCGGCCGCGGTGTCCGCGCATCCGGCCTCGAGGCGTCGGAGCTCATCGTGACGACGAAGCTCCCCGGCAGACACCACCGCCGCGAGAAGGCACGCACCAGCATCGAGGAGAGTCGCTCGCGACTGGGCGTCGACGCCATCGATCTGCACCTCATCCACTGGCCGAACCCGCACCAGGACGAATACCTGCAGGCCTGGGAGGCGCTGGTCGAGGCGCAGCAGCGAGGCACGGTGCGCCAGATCGGCGTGTCGAACTTCCTGCCGGAGCACCTCGAGCGCATCGAGCGAGAGACCGGCGTGCGGCCGGTCGTCAATCAGATCGAGGTGCACCCGTACTTCCCCCAGGACGAGCAGCTGGCGTACCACCGCCAGCACGGGATCCTCACCGAGGCCTGGAGTCCGTTGGGACGCGCGAAGGAACTCCTGCAGGAGCGGGTCATCGGCGAGGTCGCCTCGGCGCATGGGATCTCCCCCGCGCAGACGGTGCTCGCCTGGCATGTGGCACGCGAGACGGTCGCGATCCCCAAGGCCTCGTCGCTCGCTCACCAGCAGTCGAACCTCGAGGCGGGCGCGGTGTCGCTCACCGCCGACGAGGTCGCCGCGATCACCGCTCTCGGACGCGCGGACGGCCGCCTGTTCGATGCCGACCCGGCGACCCACGAGGAGTCCTGA
- a CDS encoding methyltransferase family protein, with protein sequence MPVIAGIRITPITARVYFAVQALCGALWWVAVALSAEVRDATLGGLPAPVIAAFDIPLFVGGSALAAAGVRGALWVVTPWTALVALGMAVYATATTLAGWGALLMAIAAGASVAAAIVVLCGRAPVEWIVTGPFAFRPADRVGTRGLLARTGQQTLVFWGTFLIVVPLIAAVVEARWGLRIDAPSAVHIAGGVLLVVATALGVWSAVSMSVDGEGTPLPSQMARQLVITGPYRYVRNPMAVAGIAQGVAVGMLLGSWMVVAYSLVGSLLWNTLVRPLEEADLEQRFGAEFVAYRDRVTCWIPASPVSRQV encoded by the coding sequence ATGCCCGTCATCGCTGGGATCCGCATCACTCCGATCACGGCACGGGTGTACTTCGCCGTCCAGGCGCTGTGCGGTGCGCTGTGGTGGGTGGCCGTCGCCCTGTCCGCAGAGGTGCGCGACGCCACGCTCGGCGGCCTCCCCGCCCCGGTCATCGCGGCGTTCGACATCCCGCTCTTCGTCGGCGGCTCGGCACTGGCCGCAGCCGGCGTGCGCGGGGCGCTGTGGGTGGTCACGCCGTGGACGGCGCTCGTCGCCCTCGGGATGGCCGTCTATGCGACGGCGACCACACTCGCCGGCTGGGGCGCCCTGCTCATGGCGATCGCCGCCGGTGCCAGCGTCGCCGCGGCGATCGTCGTCCTGTGCGGGCGCGCACCGGTCGAATGGATCGTGACCGGTCCCTTCGCATTCCGCCCCGCCGACCGCGTCGGCACCCGTGGACTGCTGGCACGCACCGGTCAGCAGACTCTGGTGTTCTGGGGGACCTTCCTCATCGTCGTCCCCCTCATCGCGGCAGTGGTCGAAGCACGGTGGGGCCTGCGCATCGACGCTCCCTCTGCGGTGCACATCGCGGGCGGCGTACTGCTCGTCGTGGCGACAGCACTCGGGGTGTGGTCGGCGGTGTCGATGTCGGTCGACGGCGAGGGGACGCCGCTGCCGTCGCAGATGGCTCGACAACTGGTCATCACCGGCCCCTACCGGTACGTGCGCAACCCCATGGCCGTCGCCGGGATCGCGCAGGGAGTCGCCGTCGGGATGCTGCTGGGGTCGTGGATGGTCGTGGCATACTCGCTCGTCGGCTCGCTGCTGTGGAACACCCTCGTCCGTCCGCTCGAGGAGGCCGACCTCGAGCAGCGGTTCGGCGCCGAATTCGTCGCCTATCGCGACCGCGTCACCTGCTGGATCCCGGCCTCGCCCGTCTCCCGACAGGTCTGA
- a CDS encoding bifunctional 3'-5' exonuclease/DNA polymerase, with protein sequence MSSRKPIERRIALAALGSGGGASQYAAVELDADDAEAGRTVLTGAEMPDWVARQERDARPRWVIRSAREIYPVLLAADVQIGRSHDLLLCHAILRDTDTVARPLAPSPAWLRRDPVDEAPALFDLADGGEVDDPVAELLEQYREQRRVLRAGTDGRLTLLASAESAGGLIAEEMRVAGLPWNEAAHDEILTEILGARPAGGGLPSRMVAQGERIRSILGDATLNLESQPKLLRALHRVGVQVESTGRWELAQHDHAVVEPLLAYKKLSRLLSANGWAWLAEWVYEGRFRPIYITGGVVTGRWASAGGGALQLPRNLRAAVRADEGWTLVVADVAQLEPRMLAAMAGDRAMARAAQGKDLYAGVVDSGAVATREEAKYAVLGAMYGATTGDSGRLVPRLRKVYPRAMAHVDKAARIGEDGGVVSTWLGRSSPRPSTEWEDMQARATDADADPTDVALARRRARDWGRFTRNFVVQGTAAEWSLIWLAEIRHRLLRLPEAQRHAPASGVFGSRAHLAFFLHDEVILHVPQEQAEAAADAVREAADVATRRMFGGFPIEVPLDLRIAESAEK encoded by the coding sequence GTGAGCTCGCGGAAACCGATCGAACGCCGGATCGCTCTCGCCGCTCTCGGCTCCGGCGGCGGGGCGTCGCAGTACGCCGCCGTGGAGCTCGACGCCGACGACGCCGAGGCCGGCCGCACCGTCCTGACCGGTGCGGAGATGCCCGACTGGGTCGCGCGGCAGGAGCGCGACGCCCGACCTCGATGGGTGATCCGCAGCGCGCGCGAGATCTACCCGGTCCTCCTGGCAGCCGACGTGCAGATCGGCCGTTCACACGATCTGCTGCTGTGCCATGCGATCCTCCGCGACACGGACACGGTGGCCCGGCCCCTGGCGCCGTCGCCGGCCTGGCTGCGCCGAGACCCCGTCGATGAGGCTCCGGCCCTGTTCGACCTCGCCGACGGCGGCGAGGTCGACGATCCCGTGGCCGAGCTGCTGGAGCAGTATCGGGAGCAGCGTCGCGTCCTGCGCGCGGGGACGGACGGCCGGCTGACTCTGCTGGCCTCCGCGGAATCGGCCGGCGGGTTGATCGCCGAGGAGATGCGCGTCGCCGGTCTGCCGTGGAACGAGGCCGCGCACGACGAGATCCTCACCGAGATCCTCGGCGCACGCCCGGCCGGTGGCGGGCTCCCGAGCCGCATGGTCGCGCAGGGGGAGCGCATCCGCTCGATCCTCGGCGATGCGACTCTGAACCTCGAGAGCCAGCCGAAGCTGCTGAGGGCGCTGCACCGGGTGGGAGTGCAGGTCGAGTCCACCGGACGGTGGGAGCTCGCGCAGCACGACCACGCCGTCGTCGAGCCGCTGCTCGCCTACAAGAAGCTCTCACGTCTGCTGAGCGCCAACGGATGGGCGTGGCTGGCCGAGTGGGTGTACGAGGGGCGGTTCCGTCCGATCTACATCACCGGCGGCGTCGTCACGGGCCGCTGGGCATCGGCCGGCGGGGGAGCGCTCCAGCTGCCCAGGAACCTGCGTGCGGCGGTCCGGGCGGATGAGGGATGGACGCTGGTCGTCGCGGATGTCGCGCAGCTGGAGCCCCGGATGCTGGCCGCGATGGCCGGTGATCGGGCGATGGCCCGAGCTGCACAGGGGAAGGACCTCTACGCCGGCGTCGTCGATTCGGGGGCGGTGGCGACGCGGGAAGAGGCGAAGTATGCCGTGCTCGGTGCGATGTACGGCGCCACGACGGGGGACAGCGGGCGGTTGGTGCCGCGACTGCGCAAGGTGTATCCGCGGGCGATGGCGCACGTCGACAAGGCCGCGCGGATCGGCGAGGACGGGGGAGTCGTCTCGACCTGGCTCGGACGGTCGTCCCCGCGCCCCTCGACCGAGTGGGAGGACATGCAGGCGCGAGCGACGGATGCCGATGCCGACCCGACCGATGTCGCCCTGGCGCGTCGCCGTGCGAGGGATTGGGGCAGGTTCACGCGCAACTTCGTCGTGCAGGGCACGGCCGCCGAGTGGTCGCTGATCTGGCTGGCGGAGATCAGACACCGGCTGCTGAGGCTCCCCGAGGCGCAGCGGCATGCACCGGCATCCGGGGTCTTCGGGTCGCGCGCGCATCTCGCGTTCTTCCTGCACGACGAAGTGATCCTCCATGTTCCGCAGGAGCAGGCGGAGGCGGCGGCCGACGCGGTGCGGGAGGCCGCCGACGTCGCCACCCGGCGGATGTTCGGAGGGTTCCCGATCGAGGTGCCGCTCGACCTGCGCATCGCGGAGTCGGCGGAGAAATAG
- a CDS encoding AAA family ATPase, protein MTSTYIETGGHVRVYDDAVRTHLEFPLGTYRVHFTSKEGFSLIKIDDLTVGTERVYGGRDRKVDKIFRSYALSDRSLGVMLSGDKGIGKTLFLRMVAEEARELCLPVVIVSEDNDGIVEFLESLDECLIIFDEFEKTFPAGRRGSADGTNRQNQFLPLFDGLSSVKRLYCVTVNDIADVSTYIVNRPGRFHYHMRFEYPGPDEVRQYLIDQAPRAHRDEIENVALFSRRARLNYDHLRAIAFELDQPDTLFAEIVEDLNIKAVEPSTYRIEARFPDGKVWAEEVEMNLFERGDVARTFELRNANRSMFATFVPRDLLFEADGGIFVPIHKLELIDDEDEQPEVYPTTVALILVGQPAYGFGF, encoded by the coding sequence GTGACCAGCACCTACATCGAGACGGGTGGGCACGTGCGCGTCTACGACGACGCCGTCCGCACGCACCTGGAGTTCCCCCTCGGCACCTACCGGGTGCACTTCACCTCGAAAGAGGGATTCAGCCTGATCAAGATCGACGACCTCACCGTCGGCACCGAGCGGGTGTACGGAGGCCGCGACAGGAAGGTCGACAAGATCTTCCGCTCCTACGCGCTCAGCGACCGCAGTCTCGGCGTGATGCTCTCGGGCGACAAGGGGATCGGCAAGACACTGTTCCTGCGCATGGTCGCCGAAGAGGCCAGAGAGCTATGTCTGCCGGTGGTCATCGTCTCGGAGGACAACGACGGCATCGTCGAGTTCCTGGAGAGCCTGGACGAGTGCCTCATCATCTTCGACGAGTTCGAGAAGACCTTCCCCGCAGGCCGTCGCGGATCCGCCGACGGCACCAACCGTCAGAATCAGTTCCTGCCCCTGTTCGACGGGCTCTCCTCGGTCAAGCGTCTCTACTGCGTCACGGTGAACGACATCGCCGACGTCAGCACCTACATCGTCAATCGCCCCGGCCGATTCCACTACCACATGCGGTTCGAGTACCCGGGCCCCGACGAGGTGCGCCAGTACCTGATCGACCAGGCGCCGCGGGCCCACCGCGACGAGATCGAGAACGTCGCGCTTTTCTCGCGACGGGCCCGGTTGAACTACGACCACCTGCGGGCGATCGCCTTCGAACTCGACCAGCCGGACACGCTCTTCGCCGAGATCGTGGAGGACCTCAACATCAAGGCGGTGGAGCCGAGCACGTACCGCATCGAGGCCAGGTTCCCCGACGGCAAGGTGTGGGCGGAGGAGGTCGAGATGAACCTCTTCGAACGCGGCGACGTCGCACGCACGTTCGAGCTCCGCAACGCGAACCGCTCGATGTTCGCGACCTTCGTGCCGCGGGACCTCCTCTTCGAGGCGGACGGCGGCATCTTCGTGCCCATCCACAAGCTCGAGCTGATCGACGACGAGGACGAGCAGCCCGAGGTGTACCCGACGACGGTGGCGCTGATCCTCGTGGGGCAGCCGGCCTACGGGTTCGGATTCTGA
- the fliW gene encoding flagellar assembly protein FliW — translation MTAAATPAPAAAVETTSAVEFVSPMPGLAPHTAFTLARIGEGSGLYALRAADADVRLFLLDPRTGSYGYAPSIPADARALIGAADDAEVALFVIANPSSEGIRVNLKAPVLIHLDTGRATQIILDDPAYPVRALLAP, via the coding sequence ATGACCGCTGCCGCCACCCCCGCCCCCGCTGCTGCCGTCGAGACGACCAGCGCGGTGGAGTTCGTCTCGCCGATGCCCGGGCTCGCCCCGCATACCGCGTTCACCCTGGCCCGGATCGGAGAGGGGAGCGGGCTCTACGCGCTCAGGGCCGCCGACGCCGATGTGCGACTGTTCCTGCTCGATCCGCGCACCGGCTCCTACGGGTACGCCCCGAGCATCCCCGCGGATGCCCGCGCGCTGATCGGAGCCGCCGACGATGCCGAGGTCGCGCTCTTCGTGATCGCGAATCCCTCGTCCGAGGGCATCCGCGTCAACCTCAAGGCGCCCGTCCTCATCCATCTGGACACCGGTCGCGCGACCCAGATCATCCTCGACGACCCCGCGTATCCGGTGCGCGCACTGCTCGCTCCCTGA
- a CDS encoding HU family DNA-binding protein — protein sequence MSTSRTLETNRVSKREFVQRFARRGGISVPAAQTAYNAMIDELLDLVGRGNTVTLTNFGKFYPQTHKGHRVQFAKGEGDAEVNDYTVLKFSATREVNRRVKVND from the coding sequence ATGAGCACATCAAGGACGCTCGAGACGAACAGGGTCAGCAAGCGGGAGTTCGTGCAGAGGTTCGCGCGACGCGGGGGCATCTCGGTTCCGGCCGCGCAGACCGCCTACAACGCGATGATCGACGAACTGCTCGACCTCGTGGGCCGCGGGAACACGGTCACGCTCACCAACTTCGGCAAGTTCTATCCGCAGACGCACAAGGGGCACCGCGTGCAGTTCGCGAAGGGTGAGGGCGACGCCGAGGTCAACGACTACACGGTCCTGAAGTTCTCCGCGACGCGTGAGGTGAACCGGCGCGTCAAGGTGAACGACTAG